ACGGCGTCGAAGATTTCCTCAATGGAATCGCCCACGGGCAGCACGAAGCAGGCGGAAAGCTGGCCCAGGTCAGTGCCCGCGTTCATCAGGGTGGGCGAGTTGGGCAGGAACTTCCAGCCGGTCATCAGGTCGTAGAATTCGCGGGCCAGCGCGTCCGCCTTGTAGGGCGACTTCTTGTACTTGCCTTCTTCGGCGGCGATGGCCCCGGCAATGCGCCAGAACAGCGTGCGCGCGTCCTCGAAGGGCTGACCGTCGGGGCCCTTGCGGTAGTACCGCTTGGCCAGCACGATCTTTGCGTTGGTGTTCAGGGCCACATCGGGCAGGGCCTCGGGCATGGGGGGCGGGGTGGGCAGGGGCTGGTTCGCGGGGGATGTCATGTGGCTGTTTTCCGGTGATATTTTTATAATGTGTTGAATTGCAATGTGATTTTTGTCGTGAGCGCAGTTGTGACCAATCCGTGGTGTAACCCGGCCCGGCGGGAAAATCCAGACTCTAGATTTTTTCCACAGTCAGTGTGCGGAATCGGCAAGGTGGCGTGGGCACAGGGCGGACGCATGGAACGACGGAATGATGTCATTTCGTAATACGGCATAATGCGCCGGAATCACGTGCGGAAAAAAGATGCGCGAAATGCCGGGTGGGGAAAACGTAGATGACTTTTGGTTAGGAGTTCTTTGGAGGGCGGCTCTTTAGGGGGATACAGTCTGCGTATATGTCTATGCTTTGGATCGTGGAAGGAGAGCAATATGCGTTATAGACCAATGACTCTGTTCCAGTCTGCAATATACATGTACATTCTGTGAAACTCGCTAGGTAGCAACATTCTATTGTGTGCAATAAAGTTTCTTGCTTTTTCAAGCTCATCCATCCTTTGTTTTAACCAGTGTTGCGAGGGGATGAGGTCCTCAAAGTGCTTCCAATTCTCCAAAATTATTGATGATAAATGTCCAAAGTCTATAAAGCCGAGGATGTCGGCTTTCTCGCCTTCAAGCCATGAATCTGTAAATGCAGATTTTTGGCGTGATTCCGCATAGCTTTTAACATTTCTAGGCAATTTGTCTGCCCAGTTCGGCCCTTCTTTTTCTTCTAGCCGTTCTCTGATTAAGGAGCGAACTTCGTTTTCAAAGCAATGCAGAACAGCATATAGTCTAGCCATCTCGATAGCGTTGTTTCTCCTGCTAACTCCAAAGGGTGTCAACGCCTCAGAGAGTAATCTTTCTTCAGCTTGTCCTTGATCTGCTCCGACCTGTATGCCAGCAGATTGAAATTTGTTTGCTTCGGATTCAAACATGACGCCGCGAAACATAAAATCTCGCAAGTCTTTCAGTGGATTAATCAATGAGATGCTCCTTCAGTGATTTGAATATAGCGTTAAAAACCTCGATGTCTTTGGTGGCAGGAAGATGTATTTGAATGTTGTAGTGTAGGCTTGGGCGAGTATGTTGTCGCGTGCTTTGATCTGTTGTCGTTATTGATGTTGATTTTGTAGATGATTCTTCATGGGGTATCTGCGTGTTGTCATGCTTTTTATCAGATGTAGGAGAGAGGTCTGCAAGGTCAAGGAGGGCATAGAATGTGCTTGCCATTAATTTTGCTGTGTGTGGGCTGGTGTTGTGGGTGCTCTTGAACTTTCCTTCTATAAGCTCTCTGTCTGTCGCTTTTGGCGTTTGTTTAATTGTAAACAGATCTCCATAAGCCTCCTTGAGGGCGTCCGCCATGATTCGTTTTGATTGAGCTGTGTTGCGGTATTCATGGTAGCGAGACGTTGGTGACCCATCTGCGGAAAGAAAGCCTAAAGCTTTAAGTAGCGGAATTACCGCTCTATAGTTTGAAGAATTGTATCCCCAGTCCTTGAGGTGCTGGTTAGTAAACTTGTCGGGCGCAGCCCCTTCAGAGATACGAGTGAAAAGTTCAGGAAGTTGGCCATAAACTTGGACGTATGCGTTCGTGAGTGCCATTTTCCTCTCAACTTTTTTAGATATTATGTAGGGTCTGTTGAGTGCCTGTATGATTTTTGGGTGCGTTGGACTGGTTACACCTGGTCGCGTACCCGCTGCCGCCGGTCGGCGATGACCCTGCCCAGCCAGTCGCGCAACTGGTCCAGGTCCTGCTGGTGAATCTTTTCCGAAGAATCCAGCAGCAGGCGCAGGGTGTCCACATCCTTGCGGATGGCCCCCACCTCGCCCTCGGCGGAGCGGGCAAGGTCGGCCAGAAGGTCCATGGCCGACTGCCGGGCCGCAAGTGTGGACAGGGCGGCGGCAATGGTGTCCAGGGCGCGGGTCTGGTGTTCGATGAGTGCGTACAGCGCGTGCCCCGGTTCCACGCCGCCAACGGGGACGGGCGGGACGGCGGGGGCGTCGTCGGGCACGGGTACCGGCTGTACCGGCTGGGGCGCGGTGCTTGCGGTGGCGCGTGTTGCGGAAGTGCCGTCCGCAGCCCCGGCCCTGCCGGGGGCGGATTGCACGGCGGCATTGCGGGGAAAGCGCCGGGCCAGGATGGCCTCTACCGCGCTGGCGGTGCGGGCGGTGTGCATGGCCTCGATGATGGCCTCGATGATGGTCAGGGTCTCCACGCGGTAGCGGCGGCGGCGCCCGTCGCCCACGGTGGGCATGAATGCCGCGAAGCGCTTGCAGTAGTAGCGCGCGGTGGATTCCGGCAGGGAAAGGCGACGGGCGATGTCGGCGATGGTCAGCAGGCCGTCGTCGGACGGCGGCGCGGACTGTGCGGTATCGCTCGGTGAGGGGCTCGGCATGGTGTGCTCCCGTGGCGTTGTGGCGGATGCGCTGCCCCGGGCGTGCGCATTGCCTGTTGCTCTGGGGCCGTGTGCATCTTTTCTCCTATACGCAATGCGAACCAAGCGCAACAGAACGGGGGGCGGCAGGGGAAAACCGCGTGCTTCCTTGGTTTGCGGGCCGTGAAACGATTGACAAGAAAACGCGGTCACTGCATAGGGTGGGACATGCTGACCGTGGTTCGGTTACGGGGGGAAATCCGCATAGCGCAAGGAGGACATCCTGATGTTGACCAAGGCTGAATTTGTTGCCGCCCTCAAAGAGGCGCTGCCCGATGTGTTCGTGACCAAGGTGAGCGCCGAAAAGGCGTATGACGCGTTCTGCCGCGTGCTCGCCGATGGCGTTGCCAACGGCGCAGGCGTGCGTCTGCCCGGCGTGGGCGCGTTCTCGGTCACCGAGCGGGCCGCCCGCACGGGCCGGAACCCCCAGACCGGTCAGAGCATTTCCATTCCGGCCCGCAAGGCCGTGAAGTTCATGGCCGCCAAGACCCTTGTCGACGGCCTGAACAAGTAGCATTCACGCGTCCGGACGCGAACGGCCGCATCCTTCGGGGTGCGGCCGTTTTCTTTTGGGCATGTGCCGTGCCGCGCGGGGTGTCCGGTTGCGGATCAGGGCATGCCCGGTGCGGGCGGGTCCGCCGGGCGCAGGATGCGCCGCGCGGCAATGAAGGCCCGTTGCCAGTAGTGCACGGTCAGGCTTTCCTCGCGCACGGTGCCGCCGGGCTTGGGGCTGTGCACGAACTGCCCGCCGCCGGTGTAGATGGCCGTGTGCAGGCCAAGCGGGCCGGACCCGGTGCGGAACACGATGATGTCGGCGGGGCGCAGTTCGTTGCCGGGGGGTACCGGGCTGCCGCAGGCGGCCTGTTCCTCGGTGGTGCGGGGCAGGTTCACCCCGTGTTGGTGGAAGGTCCACCACACGAAGCCGGAGCAGTCGAACCCTTCGGCCGGGGTGCGGCCACCGTTGCGGTAGGGCACGCCCAGGGCGGAGCGGGCGGTGCTTACCAGTGCCTGTGACGGCGCGGACGGAGCCTGCTGGCGGACCTGCGACGGGGCTTCCGGCTCCATGATGATCTGCTGCTTGCCCGCGCAGCCCGCAAGTGCCACAACGGACAGCAGCACAAGAGCCAGCGTGGTTCGTCGGATCGTGGTCCGGTTGGCGATGGAAACACCAGGGACCTGGCCGGGGCGGCGGGCGCAATGCGCCGTGCCGCGCGTTCCGCTATGTTGCGGAGTGGCGGTGGTCGTGACGGTGCGGTGCGCGCGTCGATGCATGCCGACGGAGTGTGCGAAGCGCATGGCCGTGCAGTAGCATGAAATCCTGAAAATGCCCATGCATGCGGAGGGGTGATGGCCGACGGGAAGCGGAACGCGCGCGGTGAATGCCGTGACGGCGCCGGGACGGGCCACCGAGCGGACCGGCGGGAGTCACCGGACATGGCGCCAGGCTCCTTTTCTGCCGGGGGTGGTGGCGGCGCCGGGCAGGACGACGGCAGCCGGACCGGGGTCGCACCCTTTCCCCTGTGCGATCTGCTGCCCCTGATGGAGGCTGCGGGCCGGACCATCCTGCACTGGTGCGGCGGGGCCGCTCCGCGCATCCGCCGCAAGGCCGACGATTCTCCGGTCACCGAGGCGGACGAGGCTTCGCAGGCCGTGCTGGCCCAGGGGCTGGCCCGGCTGCGGCCAGGCCTGCCCGTGCTGTCCGAGGAAGGGCGCATTCCCCCGCATGCCGTGCGGGCGGGATGGCCGCGTTTTCTGCTGGTGGACCCGCTGGACGGCACGCGCGGTTTTCTGAACGGCGAAGGGGACTTCGCGGTGTGCATGGCCCTGGTGGAGCACGGCGTGCCCACGGCGGGCATCCTGCATTTTCCCGCGTTGGGGGTGACCTGGTACGGTGGGCGCGGCTGCGGTGCGTGGCGGGTGGAGCATGGCGGCCCGCCGGAGCCGGTGCGCGCCGCCCGCACCTTTCCGCAACGCGCAACAGTGATGCAGGGGCGGGTGCGCCGCACTCCACGGCTGGACGCCTATCTGGCCGCGCACGCGGACATCCGCTCGGCGGCGTTTCCGGGGCGTCCCGGATCACCCGCGCCGGTGCCCATGCCGTCAGACACGGCAATGCAGGACAGGCTGCGCGCCGGGCTGTTTCCACACCGGCGCATGCAGGCGGGCGGGCCCCTGAAATTCTGCCTGGTGGCGGAGGGGGTGGCGCACGTCTTTCCGTGCATGCACCCCACCTGGGAATGGGATACCGCGCCGGGGCAGGCGCTGCTGGAAGGGGCGGGCGGTACGGTCACCCTGCTGGACGGCACGCCGCTGACCTACAACAAGCCGGATATGCGCAACGGGTTCATTCTGGCCGTGGGACCTTCAGACCGTGCGGCGGACGCGCGCGGTGAAAGGCAGGACGCTCCGGCCTGAGCCGCAGTGCGGTATTGCGGTTCGGCTCCACAGGGTGGGCCGGTGATGGGCCGGAATGCGTGGGAAACGCATGGGGGCTGAACGGGGCGCCGGGTGCGCCCTTTTTTGCACGCTGCGCCGGGGCGGTTTCCAGTTCAGAATGGCGCTAACGCTCAGCCCACAAGGCCCGCCCCCCCTTCACGCGCAGCCGGGCCAGGGGCAGGCCGCGCCAGTACAGCAGGGCGGCGTTGGCATTGCGCGGGGCATCTATGCTGCGGCCGGTGAGCAGCCCGGAGATGTCTGCCGGGTCGTCCATGTGCAGGATGGGGACGCCGTCGCCCTGCCCGCCCTGCCCGTCATGCCCGTCATGCCCGTCATGTCCGGCGAGGTCGTGCGGGCCGACTGGGTATGGCATCAGGGTGCGCAGCCGGGGCGAGGGGCGAATGCCGTCCTTGCCCCACTTGCCCAGCGGGTAGCCGCGCCACCGCAATGCGGCGGGCAGCCGTTCCAGCGCGGGCCGGGGCAGGAAATAGGCGGTGTCGCCAAAGGGCGCCACCACGCCGTCGGGCAGCAGGGCCGGATTGAGGCCGGTGTCGGGCCAGGCCGAGGCGGGCAGGGCAGCGGCGCGCACCCGTTCGGCGTCGGACAGGGTCGGGCCGTCGGCAAGGGGGCCTGCGTCGCCGCGTCCGTCCAGCCCCCCGTGGCCGGGCTTGCGCAGGCAGGCGATGAAGAAGCCCTGCGCGCCCGAGCGTTCCGGGTCCACCCGCAAGGTGCCTTCGCAACCGGGCAGTTCCGGTTCGGCGAACACGAAACCCGGCGGCGGGGCCAGCGGCACGATTTCCAGCCCCAGTTCATCGCGGGCGTGCAGCACCTGCGCCTCGTTCTCGTGCACGTTGGTGGTGCAGGTGGAAAAGACCACCCGCCCGCCGGGGGCCAGCAGGCGCGCGGCTTCCGCCAGCAGCAGCCGCTGGATGCCGATGAGCGGCTTGACCTTGTCGCCCTGCCACAGCTTGAGCACCGAGGGGTTGCGCTCCACCGTGCCCCAGCCGGAGCAGGGCGGGTCCAGTTGGATGCGCGTCCACGATCCATCGGGCAGGGGCAGCGCTTCGCCGGGGTGCGAGCAGGCCACCGCGTTGACCAGGTTCAATGTGAAAAGATTCTGGCGCAGGGTGGCAAGGCGGGTGTGGTTGGGCTCGTTGCCCACCACCAGCCCGTGCGGCCCCACCAGCTGGGCCAGGAACCCGGTCTTGCTGCCGGGGCTGGCGCACAGGTCCAGCACGGCGGCGCCGGATTCCGGAGCCAGCGCCAGCGGGGGCAGCATGGACGAGCGGTCCTGGATGTAGATCAGCCCGAAGAACGCGGCCAGGCTGCCGCCCAGGGGGCGCGGTTCTGCCGTGAGGCGGCGGCACCACGGGGAAAACGGCTCCGGGTCGAAGCCGTAGCCCTGGGCGCGGAGCAGGTCCTCCACCAGGGGCACCTGCGCGGGCGGACACACGATGCGGAAGGAGCGGGCGGCGGGTGCGGTCATGGGCGTTCGGGGAAAAGTGATTGATGATGGCTGCGCGGCGGCATGCCGTGATACACGGAAGAAACAGGCCGGACATACGGGAGCAACGGAACCGGGGCATTGTGTCGGGTACCGTGCCGGGCCGACACACCGGGGCCGATGTGCCGGTCGCGCGGCCAGACGCGGCCAGACGCGGCCTGACGGGGTGCGGGCCAGGCCGATCTGCCTCCGGCGCGGGACGTCTCCGCCGCTCCCCGCCAGATGCGACCAAAGGCGGACGGCACAGCGCCGCTCCTACCTTATGGTTGCTTCGGCCATCAAGAGATATTATGAGAGCGTTCAGCGCCAAGGCAATCCCCCTTCCCCTTCCGGGATGCGCGCGGGGATGCGCCCTTGAACCAAGGAGAACCTGATGCAACTGCTCATGCGCTCGGCGGCGCTCGTGCTTGCCCTGCTGCTTTCCGCCGCCACCGCCATGGCCGCACCGGCCCCCAAGAGCTTCGCCGTGCTGCCGTTCAAGGTCAACGGCCCTGCTGGCTACAAGTATCTCGAGCGGGCCATCCCCGAGATGCTCACTTCGCGTCTGTACTGGAAGGACAACTTCCATCCCGTTTCCAAGGAAGCCTCCGCCAAGGTCACCCCGCCGGAAACCGAAACCCAGGCCAGGGCCGCCCAGGCCTCGCTGGGTGCCGATTATGCCGTGTGGGGCAGCGTGACCGTGGTGGGCGAGGATTGCAGCCTGGACGTGCGCGTGCGCGACCGCGACGGCAAGGAATGGCCCAAGTCGGCCAACGCCAAGGTGGCCGGGCTCATCCCCGCCCTGAAGGGCGTGGCCGATTCCATCAACGCCGAGGTGTTCAAGCGCCCCGGCGAGGGTGGCCCCGCCAATGCCGCGCCCAAGGCGGTCAACCAGATGAACCCCGAGCTGGTGCACAACGAGGCCCAGCCCCAGCAGGTCTATCTGAACCCGCAGTTCCGCTACGCGGGCTCGCCGGAAGGCGACAGCCGCATCCGCAGCCAGGCGCTGAACTATTCGGCCGTGGGCATGGTGGTGGAAGATCTTGACGGCGACGGCAAGAACGAAGTCCTCATGCTGGACGACCACGCCGTCTACGCCTACCGCTGGGACAACGGTCGCCTGGTGCCCATGGGCGAATACCGTTCGCCCGGCATGGCCGAATGCCTGAGCATCCGTACCCTGGACTGGAACCGCGACGGCCTGAAGGAAATCGTGGTCAGCGCCTACAACAGCGACGGCGATCCGGAGGCGTTCATCCTCAACTGGAAGGGCGGCCAGTTCACCGAAGTGATGCACCGGGTGCGCTTCTACCTGAACGTGGAAAAGCTGCCCCCGGACTACATTCCCACGCTCATCGGCCAGCGCGGCGATTCCCCCCGCCTGTTCAAGCCCGGCGTGTACGAGATGATGAAGACCGGCGACCAGTTGGTTCCGGGCAAGCGCCTGGACCTGCCCGAAGGCGCCAACGTGTTCAACTTCACCTACCTGCCCGGTGGCAAGGGTGAAGGCGACAAGTGCGTGATCCTTACCGAAAACGAGCGCCTGCGCGTGCACACCGACCGCGGCGCCCGTCTGTCCGAAACCGACGAGAACTACTCCGGTTCGGCCAAGGGCATTCCCGAGGAACCCTCCATGCCCGGTCTCGGCAAGGACCGCGTGCAGCTGAAGAACATCTACTTCGTGCCGCTGCGCATGTATGCCGTGAACCTGGACCGCGACGACAACTGGGAACTGCTGGTCAACCGGCCCATCTCCACCGCGTCGCAGTTCTTCGAGCGCTACCGCTTCTTCCCGCAGGGTGAAATCCACGCCCTGTACTGGGACGGCGTGGGCCTGAACCTGCAATGGAAGACCCGCCGCATCAAGGGCTCCGTGGCCGACTTCACCGTGGGCGACTTCAACAACGACGGCGTGACCGACATCGTGCTGTGCGTGAACACCCACCCCGGTGCCCTGGGCCTGGAAAGCCGCAAGACCATGCTGCTGGCCTACCCCCTCGACCTGTCCAAGGCCGATCCCAACACGGCGCCGGACAAGACCGAGAACGAACAGCAGTAGCCCGGCATCGGGCAGGCCTTCCCCCCTGCGGGAAGCGCCCCTTGCCCCGGTTCGTCCCCGGTTCATCTGATGACCACGCCCGGCGGGATGCCAAGCTCCCGCCGGGCGTTTTCGTAACGGGACAACGGCGTTGCGGGAATGGCGGGTACACGCCCGCGTCCGCCGGGGGGGGCGGCGTCGCCCCCTGTCGTACGTGCCACCCTGTCGTACGTGGCGTTCGCATCACTGGTGCCGTCCGAGCCATTCGGGGCCGCCCGCTGACGCCGCCGACCTCCGGCATGCGGGCGCGGCGCCGTCATCTTCAATCCACGGAATCCATTCATGGCAGAACCGCTCGTGGTCACCGCCGCAGAGGCCGGACAAAAGCTGGTG
This portion of the Nitratidesulfovibrio sp. genome encodes:
- a CDS encoding Swt1 family HEPN domain-containing protein — protein: MINPLKDLRDFMFRGVMFESEANKFQSAGIQVGADQGQAEERLLSEALTPFGVSRRNNAIEMARLYAVLHCFENEVRSLIRERLEEKEGPNWADKLPRNVKSYAESRQKSAFTDSWLEGEKADILGFIDFGHLSSIILENWKHFEDLIPSQHWLKQRMDELEKARNFIAHNRMLLPSEFHRMYMYIADWNRVIGL
- a CDS encoding DUF5343 domain-containing protein, translating into MALTNAYVQVYGQLPELFTRISEGAAPDKFTNQHLKDWGYNSSNYRAVIPLLKALGFLSADGSPTSRYHEYRNTAQSKRIMADALKEAYGDLFTIKQTPKATDRELIEGKFKSTHNTSPHTAKLMASTFYALLDLADLSPTSDKKHDNTQIPHEESSTKSTSITTTDQSTRQHTRPSLHYNIQIHLPATKDIEVFNAIFKSLKEHLID
- a CDS encoding MerR family transcriptional regulator, giving the protein MPSPSPSDTAQSAPPSDDGLLTIADIARRLSLPESTARYYCKRFAAFMPTVGDGRRRRYRVETLTIIEAIIEAMHTARTASAVEAILARRFPRNAAVQSAPGRAGAADGTSATRATASTAPQPVQPVPVPDDAPAVPPVPVGGVEPGHALYALIEHQTRALDTIAAALSTLAARQSAMDLLADLARSAEGEVGAIRKDVDTLRLLLDSSEKIHQQDLDQLRDWLGRVIADRRQRVRDQV
- a CDS encoding HU family DNA-binding protein; this translates as MLTKAEFVAALKEALPDVFVTKVSAEKAYDAFCRVLADGVANGAGVRLPGVGAFSVTERAARTGRNPQTGQSISIPARKAVKFMAAKTLVDGLNK
- a CDS encoding C40 family peptidase is translated as MLLSVVALAGCAGKQQIIMEPEAPSQVRQQAPSAPSQALVSTARSALGVPYRNGGRTPAEGFDCSGFVWWTFHQHGVNLPRTTEEQAACGSPVPPGNELRPADIIVFRTGSGPLGLHTAIYTGGGQFVHSPKPGGTVREESLTVHYWQRAFIAARRILRPADPPAPGMP
- a CDS encoding 3'(2'),5'-bisphosphate nucleotidase CysQ; protein product: MAPGSFSAGGGGGAGQDDGSRTGVAPFPLCDLLPLMEAAGRTILHWCGGAAPRIRRKADDSPVTEADEASQAVLAQGLARLRPGLPVLSEEGRIPPHAVRAGWPRFLLVDPLDGTRGFLNGEGDFAVCMALVEHGVPTAGILHFPALGVTWYGGRGCGAWRVEHGGPPEPVRAARTFPQRATVMQGRVRRTPRLDAYLAAHADIRSAAFPGRPGSPAPVPMPSDTAMQDRLRAGLFPHRRMQAGGPLKFCLVAEGVAHVFPCMHPTWEWDTAPGQALLEGAGGTVTLLDGTPLTYNKPDMRNGFILAVGPSDRAADARGERQDAPA
- a CDS encoding RsmB/NOP family class I SAM-dependent RNA methyltransferase, with product MTAPAARSFRIVCPPAQVPLVEDLLRAQGYGFDPEPFSPWCRRLTAEPRPLGGSLAAFFGLIYIQDRSSMLPPLALAPESGAAVLDLCASPGSKTGFLAQLVGPHGLVVGNEPNHTRLATLRQNLFTLNLVNAVACSHPGEALPLPDGSWTRIQLDPPCSGWGTVERNPSVLKLWQGDKVKPLIGIQRLLLAEAARLLAPGGRVVFSTCTTNVHENEAQVLHARDELGLEIVPLAPPPGFVFAEPELPGCEGTLRVDPERSGAQGFFIACLRKPGHGGLDGRGDAGPLADGPTLSDAERVRAAALPASAWPDTGLNPALLPDGVVAPFGDTAYFLPRPALERLPAALRWRGYPLGKWGKDGIRPSPRLRTLMPYPVGPHDLAGHDGHDGHDGQGGQGDGVPILHMDDPADISGLLTGRSIDAPRNANAALLYWRGLPLARLRVKGGRALWAER
- a CDS encoding VCBS repeat-containing protein, encoding MQLLMRSAALVLALLLSAATAMAAPAPKSFAVLPFKVNGPAGYKYLERAIPEMLTSRLYWKDNFHPVSKEASAKVTPPETETQARAAQASLGADYAVWGSVTVVGEDCSLDVRVRDRDGKEWPKSANAKVAGLIPALKGVADSINAEVFKRPGEGGPANAAPKAVNQMNPELVHNEAQPQQVYLNPQFRYAGSPEGDSRIRSQALNYSAVGMVVEDLDGDGKNEVLMLDDHAVYAYRWDNGRLVPMGEYRSPGMAECLSIRTLDWNRDGLKEIVVSAYNSDGDPEAFILNWKGGQFTEVMHRVRFYLNVEKLPPDYIPTLIGQRGDSPRLFKPGVYEMMKTGDQLVPGKRLDLPEGANVFNFTYLPGGKGEGDKCVILTENERLRVHTDRGARLSETDENYSGSAKGIPEEPSMPGLGKDRVQLKNIYFVPLRMYAVNLDRDDNWELLVNRPISTASQFFERYRFFPQGEIHALYWDGVGLNLQWKTRRIKGSVADFTVGDFNNDGVTDIVLCVNTHPGALGLESRKTMLLAYPLDLSKADPNTAPDKTENEQQ